The genomic region TGCATCAGATTATGCTACCAAGCCGAGTCACTTAGGCAATATCGAAGCTATCCGCCAACATGTTTTTGACGACTTGGTACCGAAAATAAAACTGTTTGGGACAAAGCAAGTCAAAAGTCAAAAGTCAAAAGTCAAAACACAGGAGTCAGGAGTCAGGAGTCAGAAGTCAGGAGCTAGCAGTAATTTTTCTCCCTCAGCTCCCCCAGCTCTCTTCTCCCCAACTCCCAAAATCGTAGCCATCGGCGTTTCCACCGGAGGACCAAATGCTCTAGCTGTGTTGCTATCGCAGTTGCCAGCAGATTTTCTTGTACCCATTGCGATCGTGCAGCATATGCCACCCATGTTTACTCAATTGTTAGCAGAACGGCTTGCTGCCAAGTCCCGCTTAAAAGTAGCTGAAGCTATTTCCGGAAGCATACTGAAGCCCGGACAGGTTTGGATTGCCCCAGGAGATTTTCATCTTACCGTGCAACGAGATGGCGATGTCGTGCGCTTAGTCACCCACCAAGCACCACCAGAAAACTCTTGTCGTCCTTCCGTCGATGTCTTATTTAGCTCGGTAGCACAAGTTTTTGGTGCCAGCGCGATCGCAATTGTCTTAACAGGTATGGGTCAAGACGGATTGCGGGGTTGCCAGCAGCTACGCGAGGCTGGGGGGCAAGTTTTAGTGCAAGATGAAGCGAGTAGCGTCGTTTGGGGAATGCCTGGGTTTGTAGCTAATGCCGGACTTGCCGACCGAGTGCTGCCGATCGACCAAATGGCAGATGAAACGATCCGCTTAGTGTGTAATAATACCTAAGATATCGTTAGTATTTTTATATAACAATGTTAAAAGTCTGTAGCAAGCAGACACCAGACATTAGCAACATCAATTTTCAGTATCTTTGTCAGCTAGTTTATCAACATGCGGCGATCGTGCTGGATGTGAGTAAAGACTATTTAGCAG from Chroococcidiopsis sp. SAG 2025 harbors:
- a CDS encoding chemotaxis response regulator protein-glutamate methylesterase, whose protein sequence is MPKIRVLVVDDAVVVRNRLSKLLAEDPELEVVGVAANGRIALAKIAQLNPDVVILDVEMPDMDGLATLAALRQIHPHIAVIMFSTFTRAGAIATLDALSLGASDYATKPSHLGNIEAIRQHVFDDLVPKIKLFGTKQVKSQKSKVKTQESGVRSQKSGASSNFSPSAPPALFSPTPKIVAIGVSTGGPNALAVLLSQLPADFLVPIAIVQHMPPMFTQLLAERLAAKSRLKVAEAISGSILKPGQVWIAPGDFHLTVQRDGDVVRLVTHQAPPENSCRPSVDVLFSSVAQVFGASAIAIVLTGMGQDGLRGCQQLREAGGQVLVQDEASSVVWGMPGFVANAGLADRVLPIDQMADETIRLVCNNT